atttgaaatgaaattaacgATTTTAGCACGTGTGTTGGTGAGTTATCAGATTAAATTAGGATTTTAGGTCAAAATCGTTTTTTGCAATTGGGAAAAACTGACGTTTCTGAAAACCATAAACACGAATACTTCAAGTGCTGGAGGATCCGGTAGCAGGCCCAGATCTGAAGCACTACAAGGTCGTCTCCATCTCTAGTATAAACTCTGTGAAGTTCTTCATATATAAAGAGAACAAGATCAGCTGGTCTGTGATTTTCCAgttcatatccttctccaaaTACATCAGTTTGGTTTCCTTCTTCCAACCAGGTTGCAATTGCACTAAGAATACCTCTTCCACCAGCTTACGTTGCCTGCATCCACAAGgaaattttaatcaaacaacaaaCTAGGAAATTATACAGAAAGAAAATTCATCACACTAAGGATAACAAGTTTTTGCAGTGTTAAATAATTACCAGAAGCTactggtcttttttttttcttcatttcaaaAGTTAAGAAGCAAATGCTTCTCAGTAagacaaaattttaccatttgcTGCAACAACCAGacctacaaaaacaaaatttttccCCAGTAAGAAGGATACCAAAATCCTTCTTACTGGTCCACAGTGGGCCAAACAACCTAGCCATGGTAAATAAGGCTCACTTCGCACAATAACCAAAACGGTAAACATCATTTATAACCCATCTCCAAAACCAGCCGCAAAGGTCCCTCCTTTAAAACCGCCACCACAAAACCAAGACAGACCCACTTCCCAAAACCAACCTTTCACCCATGATCACTCAACAACCGCCCACCCCAGATAACCCAAGTTCATCAAAATTCCAAAGCTCGGGTTTTTACACCCAAAAACAACACCCCGTCATTTAAAAGCATGAAAATGGATTTAAAGGGAAGTGAACCTTGCGATTTCGAGACCAATGCCACTGGTGGAGCCTGTGACAATGCAAGTGAGGTCGTTGACGGGAGGGAGCGGCATGGGGTTGTGCAAATGGCTGGCCATGATGCAATCAGTAAGAAGGATAACAAAATTTTTTCATTTCCAGAAACGTCAGTTTTCCCCAATTGCAAAAAACGATTTTGACCTAAAATCCTAATTCAATCTGATAACTCACCAATACACGTGCTAAAATggttaatttcatttcaaattaaaaaaaattctacgtGGCAGGCAGTGTACAGAGAAGACATGGCAgaccgttagccacatcacaaaaaaCTAACGACGTctgtttttagggactaaaactacgagttttcatactaagaggatgaaatggcattaatgtttcatgcagggactaaaaccaaaattcagtgaaacttcagggactaaaagcatatttaacccttaaaataaaattcaaaaagttagggaggtggagggaacaaATGGGAGGTGAAGGGATCAACACCCTAAAGAAGGGCATAAGAGGAATGGGGAGATGCAGGACGCGGtgtgtggtggtggagggagtaactcccTCGAATGAGCCACttaatttagggttaaatatgtttttagtccctatacttttgggcgattttggttttagtccattttcaaactatggtacaatttagtccttcaactttagaaaactctggttttagtctttttgaccaatttttttttttttttaattttatttgttgtttcaagcatgtttcttagttaacattgaagcaaaaatgtgttaaacagtgtatacaatccaaatgctataatgaaacgtctttgaaacaacaaataaagttaaaaaaaattggtaaaaaggactaaaactagagttttctaaagttgaaggactaaattgtaccatagcttgaaaatggactaaaaccaaaatcgttccaaagtatagagactaaaaagatatttaaccctttaatttaAACCTATGAGATGATCAACcacccagaaaaaaaaaaaaaaatctacgaTCAATTAACaaatgcaaaaaaataatagttgaTTCGTGTTCAAAGAATGGGAAAGTTTCAGTGAATCGCAATACATTATATCATCCCTTCgattattacattaaaaaactTGGCTCACTAGATAATAAAACGGGATTAAGTATAAGCCCCAACAAGACATCGTCTTCTGTTGCTAAAAATGGAAAGTATATGCTATGTGCATCAACATACGTGTAAAAACATAGATGCACCACCAACCATAATGTATCTCAGCATTTCATTgctttcttcaaaataaaatctctAACAGAGATTGGTAAATGATACATGATAGCCATGAAAGTAGAGTAATGTCCATAGGTAAACCATGCCGGCGGTTTCTCCTCAAGAATATATAGCAGCTACAGTGTTTCTAGCAAACTCATCTGTGGGAGTTGATTTCGACTTCTGAGAAAAGTAAGGTCTGTCTCGGATTGCTGCTTCAAAAGGCTTGAACAATTTCCCTGTTTGTGCAAAAACAGAGGCCACGATTGGCAAATTGAGTGAAAACAGTGTTTCAATTAGAAAAGCACAGGTGCCAAAAGTTCATGATTGGGAGAATTCAAACcagttttacttttaaaacaaCTGTTTCGTTTCTTCGCTTTATATACTGAAATTGGAAACTGTACATTGAAATTAACCCTATTGATGATTCTTTGTTCTCTATCAATTATCGACCAAATAGATCTTAGATATCAGACATAAGTCCCAAATAGAAAGGATTTTGCAAACAAGGAGAAATAATTAGATGAAAAGGGTATGGTGACCGTACTTACCGAATACATTGGTGGTGTCGAAAGTGTTTTGGATGGAAGAGAGAGGAACCTCGACAAGTGGACCCACGAGCACGTCGATGCGACCGTACGTTTCGACAACTGCGTCAACCACTCTGCGCACGGTCTTGACCACGACCTACTCGTCGCCACCACCCTGCACTTCTTCTCCGCGAACACGCACGCAAGCGCGTGTCCTATCCCTCCCGTAGAGCATCCTATAACTGCTGGTTTTGGAGTACGATCATCTTCTATTTCTTCCCAAGCCAACAACAACAGCACAGGTGAGAGTATATTAATCTGAAGCAATTACAACCAATTTTTTGTCATTCATTTATTATCTCTGATAGAATTCTAATTCATGATGTTTTATGTACGGTAGTATATCTCCAACGTCTGGTATCGGTAGAATATTGCCAACGACCGGTATGCTAAACCGAACGGCCAAGTTTGTTAATCAAACGGGCCGAATCAACAGATTGGTCCAGCTCCACTGGGCTCGAGGCCCACCATCTCGcaagaatataataatataatattagttGAGATATATCAGGTAATGAGATATATCGGGTAAAGTtcgtttatattttattctgtttatattttattttattctgttaatctcatatcaatccaaagcTTATAAGTAAAGAACTAAAggctccaaacaaggtacgttGATGCTAACGCTGATATTCTCGCACACTTATACTCTCACACTTGATTGAGTTTCACCCTCTCTCCGTTCTAAGCATCCACTTGCTGAGGACAGAAGGTCTTCCTACACCGacatctaacttgatcgtcggagtgccttaACAGGTACCGCCCCCCTCCCGAAAAAAGATCAGAGTTTGACGGACGGACGACGAAGGCAATTGGAGATCTCGCATCAGAAGGAAGTGAAATTGCGTCATCGAAGTTAGTGCTTTCGGTCCCAGAAAattcctaccgaaacattttggcgcccaccgtggggccgaaagcgaagactcccaatggtgaccaccAGAAGCATGGACGATACTGATCATATAGAACTCATAACACGGCTTCAGGCTCAACTGGAGCAGTAGACCCAGATGATTCGTCAGCAACAGGAGGCACATCAGAAACTTGTTGCAGAAATAGCCCAACTTAAAGAAAGACGACCGGAGATGACAGAGGACAACAGCCACACTGGCAACCACAATAATGGCCACCACAACGTCCGGAACAACCGCCACCATGATGATAGCGGTCGCCCTCCCCGATCGCCTGAACTGCTACCTTTCACTGAAGATATTATGCAAACCATAATGCCCGATCGACCACCccctcaaattgaaaaatttgacGGGACGACGGATCCAGAACACCATCTCCGAAATTTCATTGACTCCATGACTTTCTACTCCAACAGCTATCCAGTCAAATGCAGGGCCTTCTCCCTGTCTCTCAAAGACGAAGCCTTAGAATGGTACTATACTCTTCCTCCGAATTCTGTTAACAGTTTTTATACTGTCACCACTCTTTTCAAAAGACAATTCTCGGCCAACCGGAGGGAAAGGGTGTCCGCTGCCGAACTCGTCAATCTCAAACAAGGGAGAGACGAAACGCTAAGGGCATTCATGCGCAGATACTCGGAAGCAGCCAGAAGGGTGAAAGGTGTCTCCCATGAGTTcattatcaacaatctccccaaCTACCTCAAACCAGGATTTGTCTCGGAAAATCTATATGCCAAATTGCCGAAAACTATGGAagaattacaagaaaaaatgaccaaattcATCAAAATGGAGGATCAACGACATTACCGGAAGAAGATCGAAGCTCCGGTCACAGATACTAAACGTGATGATAGACGATCGGGTGACAGAGGTCGTAATCAAAGGCCCCATCGAAGAGAACTAAAAGCCCTGCTCGGTCCTCGCTATGACCACTATGCACACCTTACAACTCCAAGGGAAAAGGTGTTCGACAAAGCCGTCCAAGCCAACCTAATCACCATTCACAAAAGGCGTACGCCTAGAGATGCGGACGCGTCCAAGATATGTCGGTTTCATGATAACCAAGGACATTCCACGGAAGGTTGCCAAGAACTTAAAGATGAGATAGAAAGATTGGTCTATGCGGGGTACCTGCGAGAATTTGTTAAAGCAGAGACGGGCTAACGGGGGCGTTCCCCTAGAAAATTTAGGAGAAGTCCCGAGCCTTCGCGCTGAAAACCCGAACGTCCTCGAGAGCGTTCGAGAAGCAGATCCAGAAAACGAGACACGACCCCAAAGGGTTGCATTGACACCATCTCAGGAGGCTTTGCCGGGGGAGGAGCCTCATCTTCTGCCCGCAAGAGACACTTGCGGAACTTGCGTAGCGTCCACACGATAGCCTGAAATCCTTTGTCTATGCCGGACATCACCTTTACCGACAAAGATTTTCACGCCCTAGACTCGGAACAGGATGATCCTATGGTCATTACCGCCCGAATTGCGGAGTATGATGTGAGCAAAGTCCTAATTGACCAAGGAAGCTCTGTCAACATTCTATACTGGACAACATTCCAGAAGATGGCCCTGGTAGAAGAGGCCGTAACACCCTTTCGCGAGCAGATTGTTGGTTTTGCAGGAGAACGCGTTGACACCCGGGGATACCTCGACCTGAGAACCCGCCTGGGTACCGATGACCAATCCAAAGAAATTCGTGTGCGCTTCTTGTTAGTAGAAGCCAATACTTCGTACAATGCTCTTCTCGGACGTCCATGCCTGAACGCCTTCGGAGCGATTGTATCAACTCCTCATTTAGCCATGAAGTTCCCGTCCCGAAGGGGTGAAATATGCACCGTTCGAGTAGATCAGAAAACCGCTCGACAATGTTACACCGCTTCCTTAAAAGCCACGACTTACAGGAAGGAGAGAAGACCTGAAGCTATACTGGTCGACCTGGACCCGAGGACCAACACAGATGACCGGATTCAACCCCAGGGGGAGATCAAATCGTTCGTCCTGGGGAAGAATGACGATCAAATTACTAACATAGGAGCTGACCTCACTCCTGTGGATGAAAGCAATCTCACCACACTGTTACGAACCAACAACAACCTCTTTGCATGGAGCGCCTCAAATATGCCCGACATCCACCCCGACGTTATCACTCACAAGCTATCCATATTTCGAGAGGCTCAACCGGTAGCTCAGAAGAAAAGAAGGCTCGGCACTGAAAAAAGGGTGGCAGTACAAAAGGAAGTTGACAAGCTGATCTCGGCCGGATTCATCCGCGAAATAACATACACCACTTGGTTGGCAAATGTGGTCATGGTTAAAAAGTCGAACGGTCGACGGAGAATGTGTGTAGATTTCACCGATCTAAACACCGGTCGACGGCGCCTCCGGTCACATGGTCCTCAGTTTCTTAGACGCATACTCTGGGTATAACCAAATTCCGATGTACGCTCCGGATAGAGACAACACGGCTTTCATCACTGAGCAAGCTAATTATTGCTACGAGGTAATGCCATTTGGTCTAAAAAATGCAGGTGCAACCTATCAACGACTCATGGATAAAATCTTCCACAATCAAATCGGACGTTGCATGGAGgtttatgtagatgacatgGTCGTACGGAGCTGTTTCCATCAGCAACACTTACGAGATCTGACATCGGTCTTCCAGCAACTCAAAAGGTACGGTTTACGCCTCAACCCGTCCAAATGCACCTTCGGAGTATCAGCAGGTAAATTTCTTGGTTTCATGCTAACAAGCCGTGGAATCGAAGCCAACCCGGACAAATGCCAAGCAATCTTGGAAATGAGAAGCCCAACCAAATTGAAAGAAGTTCAATGCCTAGTCGGACGCCTCACCGCTCTATCACGGTTTATACCGAGGCTTTCCGAGCACATCAAGCCGATACTCAACAACATGAAGAAAAACGTTCCTTGACATTGGGACGATCACTGTGAGGCGGCCTTCTCCGCCGTAAAAAACATATTGACCAACCCGCCTATCATGAGCCGTCCGGAAGTGGGGTTTGACTTACAATTATATCTGTCCGCGTCCGGTCATTCGGTAAGTGCCGTCCTCATACAGGAAACACCGGTATTTAAACTCATCTATTTTGTTAGCAGAACCTTGAAGGGGGCCGAAGAACGATATTCACAGGTAGAGAAAGTGGCATTGGCCTTGCTTACAGCGGCCCGACGGCTTCGCCCATACTTTCAAAGCCATCAAGTTGTCGTCCGAACCAATCATCCTGTCGCCAGGATCCTCAGGAAACCGGACCTAGCCGGAAGGATGATTTCCTGGTCCATTGAATTATCTGAATTCGGCCTACGTTTCGAGCCACAAGGCTTCGTCAAAGGTCAACACTTGGCATATTTTGCAACCGAGCTACCCCCGGCAACAGAACCGTCCGTGTGGAATTTGAACGTTGACGGATCTTCAGACAAACGAGGAGTGAGAGCCGGAATAGTATTGAaaggaccgaacggtcttcTTGTCGAGCAAGCCATATCCTTCACGTTCCAGCTCAGTAATAATCAAGCGGAGTATGAAGCCCTCATCAGCGGATTACTCCTGGCAGCCGAACTAGACATCCAACACCTATAATGCCGAATGGATTCTCAATTGGTTGTGGGGCACATTAACGAAACTTTCCAGGTCAAAGACAACCATCTATTGCGTTACTACCACAAAGTCAGTGACCTCATTAAAGCGTTCGACACTTTCAAAATTATTCATGTACCCAGGGAACAAAATCCCGAGCGGATTTACTCTCCAAGCTAACACATAGCCGAGGAAATTCCCAGCTTACCTCGGTAATCAAAACCAAACTAGAACAACCCCTTTTGGAAACGTGCACCACCAGCGTTATTCCTTCCACAACTGACTGGCGACAGGATATAATACAGTTGATAATTCAACAAGAGCAAGGCGCTCGGGTGAGTGTGGCCGATTCTAAACGAATTGCTCGCTTCACATTTATAGGAGATGATCTTTATCGACGCGGATACACTACGCCTCTGTTAAAGTGTCTATCCGGCAAAGAAGCTAAGTACGTCATGCAAGAACTACATCATGGAATTTGCGGCTCTCACACAGGAAAGAGAACACTTAGAGCCAAGATATTACGAGCAAGTTTTTACTGGCCCACAATTGAGCAAGATTGCAAGGAGTTTGTTCAAAAATGCATTTCCTGCCAATCCCATGGACATGACACTCAGATCCCTTCGTCTGAATTGATGGCCATCGTATCCCCGTGGCCATTCGCACAATGGGGGATGGATATAGCTGGACCCCTACCGCTCGCAAAAGGACAATGCAAATACCTTTTGGTGGCAATCGATTACTTTACCAAGTGGATCGAAGCAGAGGCCCTTGCAACAATCAGTGCCCGGAAAGTACAAACCTTCATTTGGCACCTAATTTGTCGATTTGGCATACCACAGAAGATCATTACAGACAATGGTCGGCAATTCATCGACCGTACACTAGAAGACTTTCTCAAAGGACTTGGTATCAAACATGTTACAAGTTCTGTAGAACACCCTCAAACCAACGGGCAGGCCGAGGCTGCAAACAAAGCCATCATCTCCGAGTTAAAGAAACGCCTAGGGCAAGCTAAAGGCTTATGGGTCGAAGAACTACCTGAAGTACTTTGGGCCTACCGGTGCACACCGCACGGATCAACAGGTGAGACCCCGTTCAATCTCACATACGGTACAAATGCCATGTTACCAGTTGAAATTGGAGAACCATCGCTCCGACGACATATACAAGATATGACTCTCAATGAGGAACAACTAAGGATGAACCTTGATACCCTGCCCGAACGGCGTGAAATTGCATTAATCAAGAATGAAGCTCAGAAGCGACTGATAACCAGACGATACAATACTAAAGTCAGGCCTCGACATTTCACCGAAGGTGACCTCGTTTGGCATAAACGAGGTGACGCACGAAAAAACAAATCATACGGCAAGCTGGCTGACAATTGGGAAGGACCTTTCCGAAACAGCAAAGATTTGAAGAACGGAGCATATCAACTGGAATACTTAAACGGCAAAGTTGTTCCGAAT
Above is a window of Vigna radiata var. radiata cultivar VC1973A unplaced genomic scaffold, Vradiata_ver6 scaffold_477, whole genome shotgun sequence DNA encoding:
- the LOC106754780 gene encoding uncharacterized protein LOC106754780, which translates into the protein MIRQQQEAHQKLVAEIAQLKERRPEMTEDNSHTGNHNNGHHNVRNNRHHDDSGRPPRSPELLPFTEDIMQTIMPDRPPPQIEKFDGTTDPEHHLRNFIDSMTFYSNSYPVKCRAFSLSLKDEALEWYYTLPPNSVNSFYTVTTLFKRQFSANRRERVSAAELVNLKQGRDETLRAFMRRYSEAARRVKGVSHEFIINNLPNYLKPGFVSENLYAKLPKTMEELQEKMTKFIKMEDQRHYRKKIEAPVTDTKRDDRRSGDRGRNQRPHRRELKALLGPRYDHYAHLTTPREKVFDKAVQANLITIHKRRTPRDADASKICRFHDNQGHSTEGCQELKDEIERLVYAGYLREFVKAETG